Proteins encoded in a region of the Candidatus Cloacimonadota bacterium genome:
- a CDS encoding HEAT repeat domain-containing protein, whose amino-acid sequence MRRLIFLLSLIIIFIFNPLFGKKQILDVEPYPYKWQFQQDTKPIKTEIIGNPFDYAGKRIGIDVRNFELPKAYENSYRLACRFPLIDYISNQPLYMKQWAEEVSDTFLIIQKQRRIEVTGYALELLRDTETFPSMKISHDVDLFKDFKDMLFFRSFTSEYRMAVLNLVENFLIAKSMITKAKEDLTNEDLKFFNDNPGYFLIPDGEHMPSLTGDNSTQLDFIKHARNVKFQYIFFAAKIMSEAIYRYWDTVKNMEVSDIYSKPAAYEEPFIYVTNSLRIVIRGIGNDVYTKDADLLIDVGGNDVYQNNAGGCRSSFEEIAVCIDHTGNDLYQAGEDLYVQGFGFLGCGFLVDFQGNDIYEAKHFSQGVGVCGIGVLWDVEGFDSYDAHGICQGAGIVGLGMLLDDAGEDLYDCSTIGQGSATTLGLGILSDLEGDDRYYLAIDESKDKLGYLPGYGQGGALSFRNYPWKKKLTAYGGAGLLLDASGNDRYWTKGWSDQGGSYIMSLGALVDIQGNDHYTANTGQGSGIHITNAILIDKDGHDIYEGGFRTGGSGGDRSPGFLLDYAGNDVYRSHTSSYGTGVKPSSYSLFIDYLGDDTYICDNPKDKITFNNWQSFGGVWPESDPNNWPYALCFDLEGIDDYQVLYHENNCERSSFGHGIFIDMEWSGGDVIGHVDNTLKEQLLPQIPDDVIQSEYNENIRGLLSPSTFMRFQTIGKLISDSIKVIPLLAEILNISENRSLNRDILEIIHYKLVENEINEAIEQSLINCLSSPDDEVRYIIADDIGMWNIACGEEALIQCAQTDTSADVRFAAVQSLMRFKSKKALPFVRRLSEKDHSADVRRIAVKYLGIIDDGIDPFPLLKYALEHDSSPAVRVEAARSLGKRNDERAVPLLEKAAQSFDAYLQRAAGKSLADMGYIEGIEILIESLSFPSIDAFENYNYNIPNFIAMYTGNDFSEQVRYDLHTWKDWFDKNKDSINIEVNIDIMEKYNLLIDSLSSFEQVSKIQPLDNFVNKYPHLMKAKKDLASILNNVAWDLVTAPTGTRRYDLEKGLEYALRCVELDPQLNYIDTLAEAYLQSGLYQQALDICNDVLKDHPENSMFIDRKSVCESFLNK is encoded by the coding sequence ATGCGTAGACTTATTTTTTTGTTGTCGCTTATTATTATCTTCATATTCAATCCATTGTTCGGGAAGAAACAAATCCTAGATGTTGAACCCTATCCATACAAATGGCAATTCCAGCAGGATACAAAACCGATTAAAACTGAAATAATTGGAAATCCCTTTGATTATGCTGGAAAACGGATTGGAATTGACGTTCGCAATTTCGAGCTTCCAAAAGCATATGAAAATTCATATCGACTTGCATGCAGATTTCCACTCATTGATTATATCTCGAATCAACCGCTGTATATGAAACAATGGGCTGAAGAAGTAAGTGACACCTTTTTGATTATTCAAAAGCAGAGGCGAATTGAAGTAACCGGATATGCTTTGGAGTTGTTAAGAGATACTGAAACATTTCCTTCCATGAAAATCTCGCATGATGTTGATTTATTCAAAGATTTTAAAGATATGTTGTTCTTTCGCTCCTTTACTTCGGAATATCGTATGGCAGTCTTAAATCTTGTTGAAAACTTTCTTATTGCAAAATCAATGATAACAAAAGCAAAGGAAGATCTGACTAACGAAGATCTGAAGTTTTTTAATGATAATCCCGGTTATTTTCTCATTCCTGATGGAGAACATATGCCTTCCTTAACCGGAGATAATTCAACTCAATTAGACTTCATTAAGCATGCAAGGAATGTTAAGTTCCAGTACATATTCTTTGCCGCAAAGATCATGTCAGAAGCAATTTATAGATATTGGGATACTGTTAAAAACATGGAGGTATCAGACATATATTCAAAACCCGCAGCCTATGAAGAACCATTCATCTATGTGACAAATTCCCTAAGGATCGTAATCAGGGGTATCGGAAATGATGTCTATACAAAAGATGCAGATCTGCTCATTGACGTGGGTGGTAATGATGTTTATCAAAATAATGCAGGGGGATGCAGGTCGAGTTTTGAAGAAATCGCAGTGTGTATCGACCATACAGGAAATGATTTATACCAAGCTGGAGAAGATCTCTATGTGCAGGGATTTGGATTTCTCGGATGTGGTTTTCTCGTAGATTTCCAGGGGAATGATATATATGAAGCAAAACATTTTTCACAAGGAGTTGGAGTCTGTGGTATTGGTGTTTTGTGGGATGTGGAAGGTTTTGACAGTTATGATGCTCACGGAATTTGTCAGGGTGCTGGAATAGTCGGGCTTGGCATGCTATTGGATGACGCAGGAGAAGACCTTTATGATTGTTCCACAATCGGACAAGGGAGTGCAACAACCCTAGGTTTGGGCATTCTCTCTGATCTTGAAGGAGATGATCGTTACTATCTCGCAATTGACGAGTCGAAGGATAAACTCGGCTATCTTCCCGGCTATGGTCAGGGTGGAGCACTTTCATTTAGAAATTACCCATGGAAAAAAAAACTTACTGCATATGGTGGTGCTGGATTACTATTAGATGCATCAGGTAATGATCGATATTGGACAAAGGGCTGGAGTGATCAGGGTGGGAGTTACATCATGTCTTTAGGCGCACTTGTTGATATTCAAGGAAATGATCACTATACGGCTAATACTGGCCAGGGGAGTGGCATTCATATAACTAACGCGATCCTTATCGATAAAGACGGTCATGATATCTACGAAGGAGGATTCCGAACTGGAGGATCGGGAGGAGACAGATCCCCGGGATTTTTGCTGGACTATGCAGGAAACGATGTATATAGATCTCACACTTCTTCTTATGGTACAGGAGTAAAACCTTCAAGTTACTCACTTTTTATTGATTATCTCGGTGATGATACGTATATCTGCGATAATCCAAAGGACAAAATAACATTCAACAATTGGCAGAGTTTTGGTGGTGTATGGCCAGAATCGGATCCCAATAATTGGCCTTATGCATTATGCTTTGATCTTGAAGGTATTGATGACTATCAGGTTCTCTACCACGAAAACAATTGTGAAAGATCGAGTTTTGGACATGGAATTTTTATCGATATGGAATGGAGTGGGGGAGATGTTATCGGTCATGTAGATAACACTTTGAAAGAGCAGCTTTTACCGCAAATTCCTGATGATGTCATTCAATCGGAATACAATGAAAATATTCGAGGATTATTATCTCCCAGTACATTTATGCGATTTCAAACGATAGGTAAACTTATTAGTGACTCTATCAAGGTCATACCGTTACTTGCTGAGATCTTAAACATATCAGAAAATAGAAGTTTAAACAGAGATATACTCGAAATTATTCATTATAAGTTAGTTGAAAATGAAATTAATGAAGCTATAGAACAATCTTTGATAAATTGCTTGAGTTCTCCAGATGATGAGGTGCGATATATTATTGCTGATGATATTGGAATGTGGAATATTGCATGCGGTGAAGAAGCTCTGATTCAGTGTGCACAAACTGATACTTCTGCAGATGTTAGGTTTGCTGCTGTACAATCCCTAATGCGTTTTAAATCAAAAAAAGCTCTTCCTTTCGTACGCAGATTGAGTGAGAAAGATCATTCAGCTGATGTCAGGAGAATAGCTGTTAAATATCTTGGCATCATAGATGATGGCATCGATCCTTTTCCGTTACTGAAATATGCCCTTGAACACGATTCTTCTCCAGCTGTCCGGGTGGAAGCTGCAAGATCACTGGGAAAACGAAATGATGAACGAGCTGTTCCACTCCTCGAAAAAGCAGCTCAGTCCTTTGATGCCTATCTACAACGTGCAGCGGGGAAAAGCCTTGCTGATATGGGGTATATTGAAGGAATAGAGATACTCATTGAATCTCTTTCATTTCCCTCAATCGATGCATTTGAAAACTACAATTATAATATTCCTAATTTTATTGCAATGTACACGGGAAATGATTTTTCTGAACAAGTCCGTTATGATCTGCATACATGGAAGGATTGGTTCGACAAGAATAAGGATTCTATCAATATTGAAGTGAATATTGACATTATGGAAAAGTATAATCTGCTGATTGACTCACTATCCTCATTTGAACAGGTGAGTAAAATTCAGCCACTTGATAATTTCGTGAATAAATATCCTCATTTAATGAAAGCAAAAAAGGATCTGGCTTCGATTCTCAATAATGTAGCATGGGATTTGGTTACTGCTCCTACAGGTACAAGGAGGTATGATCTTGAGAAAGGACTCGAGTATGCGCTGCGTTGCGTCGAGTTAGATCCTCAGCTGAATTATATTGATACTCTAGCTGAAGCATATTTACAAAGCGGATTATATCAACAAGCTCTTGACATATGTAATGACGTTCTTAAAGACCACCCTGAGAATTCAATGTTTATTGACCGAAAATCAGTCTGTGAATCATTTCTCAATAAATAA